The proteins below are encoded in one region of Podarcis raffonei isolate rPodRaf1 chromosome 6, rPodRaf1.pri, whole genome shotgun sequence:
- the GPR88 gene encoding probable G-protein coupled receptor 88, with protein MPNISFSSSSSSSSWSSRSLQQLLCEEDSLGTRISLSLFYLLLAIYGTISNIMVIYLVFTFRKLRTTSNAFIVNGCVADLSVCGLWMPQEAVQGLLPSGSPTVRSEGYRLLRAGLVGLGLIVSLLSHLLVALNRYVLITKPPITYQAVYQRKHTAWMISLSWGLALLLASVPPGLQMWQPSRQESQNGTSTRSSNYVGLLVALAVLIQTVLLLHCYMGIVRRVRGSVKRVSVLNFHLLQQLPFPAAPAAPRRARRLSSISVLLLCLAFLLATQPLVWVSLLGFFFWPMPRGLQITSWLLFCSLSAFNPLLYTWKNEEFRRCARLVLPGGENPAVAVAAAAATTALPTVSLPSQEPSQLGTKVESLGSLVLH; from the coding sequence ATGCCCAatatctccttctcctcttcttcttcctcttcctcctggagCTCTAGATCCTTGCAACAGCTGCTTTgtgaagaagactccctggggaCGAGGATCTCTTTGTCTCTCTTCTACTTGCTGCTAGCCATCTACGGGACCATCTCCAACATCATGGTCATCTACCTGGTCTTCACCTTCAGGAAGCTACGCACCACCAGCAACGCTTTCATTGTCAACGGTTGCGTTGCGGACCTGAGTGTCTGTGGCCTTTGGATGCCGCAAGAAGCGGTGCAGGGACTGCTCCCTTCTGGGTCCCCGACAGTGCGGTCAGAAGGGTACCGCTTGCTCCGTGCTGGGCTGGTGGGCCTTGGGCTCATCGTCTCACTGCTCTCCCACCTGCTGGTGGCCCTCAACCGCTATGTCCTCATCACCAAGCCGCCCATCACGTACCAGGCTGTTTACCAGAGGAAGCACACGGCCTGGATGATCAGCTTGTCCTGGGGGCTGGCCCTCCTCCTTGCCTCCGTCCCCCCAGGACTGCAGATGTGGCAACCCAGCCGgcaggagtctcaaaacggcacCAGTACCAGGAGCTCGAACTACGTGGGCCTTCTGGTAGCCCTGGCTGTCCTCATCCAGACAGTCCTCCTGCTCCACTGCTACATGGGGATTGTCAGGAGGGTGAGGGGCAGTGTCAAGCGTGTCAGCGTCCTCAACTTCCACCTGCTGCAGCAGCTCCCCTTCCCAGCAGCCCCGGCAGCTCCCCGCCGTGCCCGGCGCCTGAGCAGCATCTCTGTCTTGCTCCTCTGCCTCGCGTTCCTCCTGGCCACTCAGCCTCTGGTGTGGGTCAGCTTGCTGGGCTTTTTCTTCTGGCCCATGCCCCGGGGGCTGCAGATCACCAGCTGGCTGCTCTTCTGCTCTCTCTCCGCCTTCAACCCGCTGCTCTACACGTGGAAGAACGAGGAGTTCCGCCGCTGTGCCCGCTTAGTGCTACCCGGAGGGGAAAACCCAGCGGTGGCGGTAGCCGCGGCAGCGGCCACTACTGCCCTCCCCACAGTGTCTCTTCCCTCTCAGGAGCCGTCGCAGCTGGGGACCAAGGTGGAAAGTCTAGGCAGCTTAGTGCTTCACTGA